One window from the genome of Paramormyrops kingsleyae isolate MSU_618 chromosome 3, PKINGS_0.4, whole genome shotgun sequence encodes:
- the LOC111839794 gene encoding uncharacterized protein, producing the protein MLFRIILGENDIRKIHADCLPETLDDFLAFLKCKLAVDGSFVVQFQDPDFNNEFCNLTNLAELPKEKATLKVIVQPTLESNNTDPTIDVGSSSTASSLDNPTSGGRRSLPCPFPIPKFTYDVELQLRRGNEAYHNNGNLLDISKDTKSEILEKLAEAIYAFTPYPQRDDFDNVAQSLINKHPCLKEPGSEKGWYCWKYSLKFKMGNYRSKLRAAGCAELQVNRHSASSDLGTKRKLKKANKAETNFLPDLPQDKSPAMLEKERESMVVEMKKRKVDWNKMCMMMANTFSVRRKEIVENEPLVKEIEAEFTRLTSKDLMNAFLSGLDQYVPRFLQMFKAKMSSISQLESLLSKVDSDNSVNEKGHCSSGPSTLPQRGSFRFLQVSRGNRH; encoded by the exons ATGCTGTTTAGGATCATACTTGGCGAGAATGACATTCGGAAAATCCATGCCGATTGTTTACCAGAAACTCTTGATGATTTCTTAGCATTTTTGAAATGCAAGCTTGCAGTAGATGGAAGCTTTGTGGTTCAATTCCAGGATCCGGATTTTAACAATGAATTCTGTAATTTGACAAACTTAGCAGAGCTTCCCAAAGAAAAGGCCACATTAAAAGTAATTGTTCAACCAACACTGGAGTCGAATAACACGGATCCTACGATAGATGTGGGAAGTTCAAGCACTGCATCATCCCTGGATAATCCCACAAGTGGTGGTCGACGCTCTTTGCCATGTCCATTTCCTATCCCCAAATTTACGTATGACGTAGAGTTACAACTGAGACGTGGAAATGAGGCATATCACAACAATGGAAATTTATTGGACATAAGCAAGGACACAAAATCGGAAATTCTTGAGAAATTAGCAGAAGCAATATATGCCTTCACCCCATACCCACAGCGTGACGATTTTGACAATGTTGCACAAAGTCTTATTAACAAGCATCCGTGTCTTAAGGAACCTGGGTCTGAGAAAGGATGGTACTGTTGGAAGTATAGTCTAAAATTTAAAATGGGCAACTATCGCAGCAAGCTCCGGGCAGCAGGATGTGCTGAACTGCAAGTTAATCGTCACTCTGCTTCCTCAGATTTGGGGACTAAACGAAAACTGAAGAAAGCAAACAAGGCTGAAACCAATTTCCTTCCTGATCTGCCACAAGATAAAAGTCCAGCAATGCTTGAGAAGGAGAGAGAGTCCATGGTGGTGGAAATGAAGAAGAGAAAGGTGGACTGGAATAAAATGTGCATGATGATGGCAAACACATTTTCAGTGCGAAGGAAAGAAATTGTTGAAAACGAGCCGCTTGTGAAAGAG ATTGAAGCAGAGTTTACTCGCCTGACTTCTAAGGACCTCATGAACGCCTTTCTGTCAGGTTTGGACCAGTATGTTCCCAGATTCCTTCAGATGTTTAAAGCAAAGATGAGCAGCATTTCACAATTGGAAAGTCTTCTCAGCAAGGTTGACAGTGAT